The DNA region AACGGTGCGTCGATTGGCGGTCTGAAAGTAATGACCGACAACGGCTGGTTCGCGGCGCGTCCGTCCGGTACGGAAGATGCGTACAAGATCTATTGCGAGAGCTTCCTCGGCGAAGAGCATCGCAAGCAGATTGAGAAAGAAGCGGTCGAAATTGTCAGCGAAGTGCTGAAAAACGCCTGAGTTGAAAAGTCGCATTAAAAAAGGAGCCGATCGGCTCCTTTTTCTATTCCCGCACGCTTTCCCGTAGGCTGCCATCCGGCGTTGTTTTATTGCCTGAAGGCGCTTCGCTTATCAGGCCTACGATCGCACGATGTTGGACGTTCGCGTGGTTATTGGGGGAGCTTATACGCCTGACGCGCTAATAACTTCCAGTCACCCGCGCTGTCTTTTTTCATCACCAGCATTACGCCGATTTTCACTTCGCCTGGTTTGCCACTGTCGTTTGTTTTGGCTTCCAGAATATGGCGGACGATCGCGACATCGCCATCAATCTGAACAGTCTGGTCGTTCAGATTTAAGGTCTTAAATTGTGATTTTCCTGTCACGATCGCGTCAACAAATTCGGCGTTATTTTCAATTCTTCCGCTGGAATGGCCATAGCTCAGGGAGGGGGTTCCCACTTTTTCCAGACTGGATTTTTCACCGCTCAGCATCGCCTGACGCATGCTTTCTACGGCATCGGTTACCGCTTTAACGTCTGTACTCTGTGCAAAGCAAGAGCTGCTTAACAGCAAGAGCGCCATACAAAATGCTTTTTTCATGTCCATCTCCTGATAGAGGTTTTCGGTCTTAGTCGACCCCTGAACCTAATAAAACATTGTTACGATATTCAGGAAATAAATAGAACATTAATTCATTAAAAATAAAACATTGTTTTAATGATGAGCTTCACAGACTGTGAAAAACGTTCGCGGTTACGGCCGGATTCCCCATTTTCGTGCTCATCTTTATCTTTTGCGGAAGTAAAAAAAGGCGCCATAGGGCGCCTTTTATGACTGTCGTATAGCGGGTTAACCGTGCTTATTTTTCAGTTCAAAGCGCGGTGAGACCAGACCGTACAACGTCCAGCCGAGGAAGGTCACGATGGAACCGTACAGCATCGCTTCCTGACCTGACGAGTAGAGCGCATAGAAACTGTACATCGCCCCGATGAACGCCACGAAGTTTGCCGATTTTGCTTTCGCCGCCGGAACATTCGCCACTCGCTGAATGATCACCAGCGCGGCCATCGACAGGATGTACGGGATGATGTTCGTTACCACGGCCAGGTTGACCAGCACGTTAAACTGGCTGTTCAGCGACGGGCTGATGGTCATCAGCGATAAGCCGCTCTGGATGACCACAATCGTCAGCATTCCCTGAACGGGCGCATCGACTTTAGTCACGCGAGAGAAGATCCTGGGGAAATAGCCTTCGTCGGCAGAGGATTTAAAGACCTGCGCTATCGTGAACTGCCAGCCTAACAGCGATCCGCAGCAGGACATGATCATCAGCGCCATGATCACTTTACCCACTTCCGGTGTGAACATCTGCGCAAATGCCAGACCAAACGGAGCGGTCGAGTTTGCCAGATCCATGTTAGGTACAATCCCGGCAATCACGTTGGTGGAGACGATGTAAATCACCGCCGCACCCAACGTCCCGCCCAGTACGGCAATCGGGACGTTCTTTTCAGGGTTTTCGACGACTTCCGCGTTAGCACACGCCGATTCAAGACCGAGGAACGCCCACAGCGTCATCGCGATAGACGAACCAACCGCCGTGAAGAACGGTACGTGATGCGGGTTCCAGGAGTTGGCGTACAGGGTTGGGCTAAACCAGAACCAGCCGATGATGCACAGGCCGACAACCGGAATGATCACGCCCCAGACGGTGATACTGCTGATCTGTCCGGTAATGCGCGCACCACCAAAGTTAGCAACCGTACAG from Citrobacter amalonaticus Y19 includes:
- the potE gene encoding putrescine-ornithine antiporter; this encodes MSKAKSNKMGVMQLTILTMVNMMGSGIIMLPTKLAEVGTISIISWLVTAVGSMALAWAFAKCGMFSRKSGGMGGYAEYAFGKSGNFMANYTYGVSLLIANVAIAISAVGYGTELFGASLTPVQIGLATIGVLWICTVANFGGARITGQISSITVWGVIIPVVGLCIIGWFWFSPTLYANSWNPHHVPFFTAVGSSIAMTLWAFLGLESACANAEVVENPEKNVPIAVLGGTLGAAVIYIVSTNVIAGIVPNMDLANSTAPFGLAFAQMFTPEVGKVIMALMIMSCCGSLLGWQFTIAQVFKSSADEGYFPRIFSRVTKVDAPVQGMLTIVVIQSGLSLMTISPSLNSQFNVLVNLAVVTNIIPYILSMAALVIIQRVANVPAAKAKSANFVAFIGAMYSFYALYSSGQEAMLYGSIVTFLGWTLYGLVSPRFELKNKHG
- a CDS encoding nuclear transport factor 2 family protein encodes the protein MKKAFCMALLLLSSSCFAQSTDVKAVTDAVESMRQAMLSGEKSSLEKVGTPSLSYGHSSGRIENNAEFVDAIVTGKSQFKTLNLNDQTVQIDGDVAIVRHILEAKTNDSGKPGEVKIGVMLVMKKDSAGDWKLLARQAYKLPQ